Within Streptomyces sp. SS1-1, the genomic segment GTCACCGTCGGACTGCTCCTGCCCGACAGGGCCACCGCGCGGTTCGAACGGTTCGACCACCCGCTGATCAAGAAGGAGGTCGCTTCCCTCACCCACGGCAAGGGCAAGGTCGTCTACGCCAACGCCGCGTCCAGCACCGAGAAGCAGAGCCGCCAGTTCCGGAAGCTGATCGAGGACCGGGTGGACGTGATCCTCGTAGACGCCGTCGACGCCAAGGCCATCGGGCCCGACGTGCGCCGCGCCAAGGAGGCCGGCATCCCGGTCATCGCCTACGACCGCCTCGCCGAGGGCCCCGTCGACGCCTACGTCTCCCACGACAACGAACTCGTCGGCGAGGTGCAGGCCCGCGCCCTCGTCCAGCGCCTCGGCTCCAAGGCCCTCACCAGCAAGGTCGTCATGATGCACGGCGACCCCGCCGACCCGAACACGGCCCGCTTCAAGCGGGGCGCGGTCACCGAGCTCAAGGGCGACGTGAACATCGTCAAGGAGTACGACACCCGCAAGTGGTCGCCCGAGGTGGCCAAGGCCAACATGCGCAAGGCCATCGCGGCCGTCGGCGTGAACGGCATCGCCGCCGTCTACTCCGCCAACGACGGCATGGCGGGCGCCGCCATCGACGCGCTCAAGGAGGCCGGGGTCGGCCAGGTGCCGCCGGTGACCGGGCAGGACGCCAACCTGGACGCCATCCAGCGGATCGTCGCCGGGGAGCAGTACATGACGGTGTACAAGCCGTTCGAGCTGGAGGCGACCACCGCCGCCCGCATGGCCGTCTACAAGGTGCAGGGCCGTGGCGTCGCCTTCGACGCCCTGGCCCAGGACGTGGTCGACAGCCCCACCCGCGAGGACATCCCGGCGGCGCTGCTCACGGTGGTCGCGGTCACCCGCAAGAACATCGAGGCCACGGTCGTACGGGACGGCGTCTACACCGTCGACCAGATCTGCACCCCCGAGTACGCGGCCGACTGCGCCGCGATCGGCCTCGGCTGACGGGACGGGCCCCGTCCTCTCAGGCGGTGTGCTTGCGGGCGAGCAGGAAGGCCTGCGGGACCGTCTCGCCGAGGGCGGGGTCAGGCTCGCGGACCGTGCGGGAGTGCGGGGCGAAACCGGCCCGCGTCAGCAGCGCGGCCATGTCGTCCGGGCGGCGGCGCAGGAAGGTCAGCGCGACCGGGTGCCCGAACGGCCGGTCGTGGTGCCGGTGTTCGTCCCCGGCCTGGAAGGCGACCAGCAGGGGAGCCCCCGGCGCCAGCACCCGGTGGAACTCGGCGAAGAGCGCCGGCAGCCGGTCCTCCGGGAGGTGGATGGAGGAGTAGAAGGACACGGCACCGGACAGCGCCCCGTCCGGCAGGTCCAGCTCCAGCATCGAGCCCCGCTCGAACCGCAGCCCGGGGTTCTCCCGGCGGGCGATCGCGAGCATCGACTCCGACAGGTCGACGCCGAACACGTCCAGGCCCAGCGCGGCGAGGCGGGCCGTCGTCCGGCCGGGCCCGCAGCCCAGGTCGGCCACCGGCCCGCCGCCGTCCACCAGGTCGGCGAACACGCGCAGCACGGCCCGCTCCAGGGGCCGCTGCGCCATCTCGTCCTCGAAGAGCTCGGCGTAGTCCTCGGCGATGGCGTCGTAGAAGGCACGGGTGGCGGTCAGGAGGTCGGCGTCGGTCATGGGCCGCGACCTTAGCGCCAACCGGCCCGGCGGGGCGCTCTATTCGGGCTCCCGCCCCTTGCCGTCCGCACCGGTCCGGCCGGCGCCGCGCGCGCCGCCCAGGGCCGCGCCCGCCGCCACGCCCACTCCCATGCCCAGGCCGAGCCCGAGCGCCAGGTTGTCGAACACCGTCGTGCCCAGCACGACGCCGAGTGCCAGACCCAGGGAGATGCCGACGGACACACCGGTCGCCAGGCCCGTGTCCCGCTCCGGGCCGCCGCCGTTCTCACCGCTCGTCATCCGGCGATCCTCCCACGCGGCCCGGCTCACGCCAGTCCCGCCGCACGCAGCAGCGCGGCCGCCCCCGCCGCCGCCAGCACCACGACCGGGAACGGCGCACCCCGCCACGCCAGGACACCGCCCACCAGCACGCCCGCCGGGCGCGCCCAGCCGGCGAACCCGCCGCCCTCCGTCAGCGCCCCCGTGGCCAGCAGCGCCACGAGCAGCACCACCGCCCCGGCCGCCAGCAGCTCCCGCATCCGCGCGGGCAGCGTGACCCGGCCGTGCAGTGCCGGGCCCACCAGCCGGAAGGCGTACGTCCCGACGGCGAGCACCGAGATCACGGCGACCGTCGCCGTCGTGGACGTCATGCCGCACTCCCCTTCCGGCCGTGGACCACCAGACCCGCGAGCGCCAGCAGCACCGGCACGCCCGCCGGGACGGCCGGGGTGACGGCCAGGGCGAGCGCGGCGCCGAGCAGCGCGGCCCGGCGGACGGAGCGGTCCGTGCGCAGCGCCGGCAGCACCAGCGCCACCAGCACCGCGGGGAACGCGGCGTCGAGTCCGTACGTCGCCGTGTCGCCGACGGCGGTGCCGGCGAGGGCGCCGGCCAGGACGCCGGTGTTCCAGGCGGCGAACAGGCCGAGGCCGTTCACCCAGAACGCGGCCCGGCGGCGGGCCGGATCCGGCTGGGCCAGCGTGAACGCCACCGTCTCGTCGGTGACCAGATGCGCCCCGGCCAGCCGGGCGAACCGGCCCGGTCCGAGGACGTCCGCCACGGCGAGGCTGAAGGCGGCGGTACGGGTGTTGAGGATCAGCCCGGTGGCCACCGCGGCGAGCGGCCCGCCCCCGGCGAGCAGCAGCCCGACGGCGCTGAACTGCGCCGAGCCGGCGTACACGACGAGCGACATGGCCACCGGCACCCAGAGCGGCAGCCCGCCGGCCACCGCGATCGCGCCGAAGGAGACCCCGACGACCCCGCTCGCCAGCCACACGAGGGCGCTGTCGCGCACCAGGGGTGCCATCATCGGTGTTCGGAGCAGCGAACGCATGTTTCCCAGAATGAACAGACGGGTCCCCGTTCGTCAAGGCGAACAGGTGGACCGGCAGAGCGAACGACTGGAAGTGAGCCGATGGGTGAGCCCCTGACGTGGATCGCCGCCTCTCTGCGCCGCGAGCGCGCCCGCGCCGGACTGTCCCTGTCCGAGCTGGCCAAACGGGCGGGCATCGCGAAGTCCACGCTCTCCCAGCTGGAGAGCGGCGGAGGGAACCCGAGCGTCGAGACGCTGTGGGCGCTGGGCGTGGCGCTCGGGGTGCCGTTCAGCTCGCTCGTGGAGCCGCCGGCCCCCGCGGTCCAGGTGATCCGGGCGGGGGAGGGGCCCGCGGTGGCGTCCGAGCGCGCCGACTACGTGGCCACCCTGCTCTCCGCGAGTCCGCCGGGCGCGCGGCGGGACATCTACCACCTGCGCGCGGAGCCGGGCGCGGCCCGTGAGTCCGAGCCGCACATCCCGGGCACCGTGGAGCATCTGATCGTCGGGGCGGGCCGGGTGAAGGCGGGACCGCGCGGCGAGGAGGCCGAGCTGGGCCCCGGGGACTACATGACGTACCGGGGGGACGTGCCGCACGCGTACGAGGCGCTGGAGCCGGGGACGTTCTTCGTCCTCGTCATGCAGCACGTGTAGGGACGCCCGGAAGAAGAAAAGGCAGGAGCCCCGCCGCCTTGCGGCGCGGGGCTCCTTGGGTACTGCACTCAGTTCCGGATCAAAGCACCAGGCTCCGAGGACCGAATCAGACGGGGGTGACGTTCTCCGCCTGCGGGCCCTTCGGGCCCTGGGTCACGTCGAAGGAGACCTGCTGGTTCTCCTCCAGCGAGCGGAAGCCGCTCGCGTTGATCGCGGAGTAGTGAACGAAGACGTCGGGGCCGCCGCCTTCCTGGGCGATGAAGCCAAAGCCCTTTTCGGCGTTGAACCACTTCACGGTTCCGGTAGCCATAAGCCCTCCTTGGGCCCAAAGGGTTGCCCTGCTCCAGAACCCTGCAAGTGTGAAAACAAAGTGCCGCACAACTGCATACGTCTGAAAACGACGAGAGCCCGCGGTTACATGCTCCGCAGGCTCTGTACTGCAAGGGAAACCAAACTGCAACTTGCGGCGAGCCTAGCACGCAGGCAGCCGAAAGCAATAGAGGTCAAGATCACTTCACTCGGACGTTTGAAGATCCGTGTCAGTGGTTGACCTAAGCCGATGACCTGTATGTCACGACCCTGAAGGCTGAACGGTATCCCATGGGGTCTAGTCTCGCGATGTGGACAATTCTCGCACCCGGCCCCGCGTGGGCCACATCCAGTTCCTCAACTGCCTGCCCCTGTACTGGGGGCTCGCGAGAACCGGCACGCTCCTCGACTTCGAGCTGACGAAGGACACCCCGGAGAAGCTCAGCGAGCAGCTCGTGCGCGGCGATCTCGACATCGGCCCGATCACGCTCGTCGAGTTCCTTCGCAACGCCGACGACCTGGTCGCCTTCCCCGACATCGCCGTCGGCTGCGACGGACCGGTCATGTCGTGCGTGATCGTCTCGCAGGTGCCCCTCGACCAGCTGGACGGCGCCCGCGTCGCCCTCGGCTCGACCTCCCGCACCTCGGTCCGGCTCGCCCAGCTGCTGCTCGCCGAGCGGTACGGCGTGCGTCCCGCCTACTACACCTGCCCGCCCGACCTCAGCGTGATGATGCAGGAGGCGGAGGCGGCGGTCCTCATCGGCGACGCCGCGCTGCGGGCCAACCTGCTCGACGGCCCCCGCTACGGGCTCCAGGTGCACGACCTGGGCGCGCTCTGGAAGGAGTGGACCGGCCTGCCCTTCGTCTTCGCCGTGTGGGCGGCGCGCCGCGACTATCTGGAGCGGGAACCGGACATCACCCGCAAGGTCCACGAGGCCTTCCTCGCCTCGCGCAACCTCTCCCTGGAGGAGGTCGGCAAGGTCGCGGAACAGGCGGCCCGCTGGGAGGCCTTCGACGAGAAGGTCCTGGAGCGGTATTTCACGACCCTCGACTTCCGCTTCGGCGGCCCGCAGCTGGAGGCGGTCGCGGAGTTCGCGCGCCGCGTCGGACCGACCACGGGATTTCCCGCGGACGTGAAGGTCGATCTGCTCCATCCGTGAACACCCGGCCGCCGACGCCGGCACCGGGAATGCGTCACGGTGACCGCTTGTCCGCGGTCCTCCGCACGCCCGGAGGGCCGCGGAGGGCGTTTCCGGGCTCCCGCGTTCACCCATCGGGCGCGCGCCCATCGGACTGATCCATGGGTGGCGGCGGTTCCGGTCCGCGCCGGGTGACACGGACCCGATCCGCACTAATCTGCTGCGAAGTCCGCGGGGGCGCTGGGCCGTACGGGGGAGAGGTGGACGCCGATGCAGCCACTCGGCATGGACGAGCCCACGACCGTGGGGCCGTACCGGCTCCTCGGCCGGCTGGGGTCCGGCGGGATGGGCCGGGTCTACCTGGGCCGCAGTTCCGGGGGCCGCACGGTCGCCGTCAAGATCGTGCACCCGCATCTCGCGCTCGACGAGGAGTTCCGCACCCGCTTCCGGCGCGAGGTCGAGGCGGCCCGGCGGGTGGGCGGCGCGTGGACGGCGCCCGTGCTGGACGCCGACCCGGAGGCCCCGGTGCCCTGGGTGGCCACCGGGTACGCGGCCGGTCCGTCGCTGTCCGGCGCCGTCGCCGACGCGGGCGCCCTGCCCGCGCCGTCCGTACGGGCCCTGGGCGCCGGACTCGCGGAGGCGCTGGCCGCCGTGCACGAGCTGGGCCTGGTGCACCGGGACGTGAAACCGTCGAACGTCCTGCTCACCCTGGACGGCCCCCTGCTGATCGACTTCGGCATCGCGCGGGCGCTGGACGGCACCGCCTCCCTCACCTCCAGCGGCGTCTCCATCGGCTCGCCCGGCTACATGGCGCCCGAGCAGATCCTGGGCAAGGGCGTCACGGGCGCGGCCGACGTCTTCTCGCTGGGCGCCGTGCTCGCCTACGCGGCGGCCGGCGAGCCGCCGTTCTCCGGGGACACCTCGGCGGCCCTGCTCTACAAGGTGGTCCACGAGGAACCCGAACTCGACGCCCTGGACGACCCGTTGCGCGAGCTGGTCGCCCAGTGCCTCGCCAAGGAGCCCGGGGCGCGGCCCACCCCCGGTGAGCTGGCCGCGCGGCTGGCGCCCGAGGGCGCGGCCCGGCTGGTGGCGGGCGGCTGGCTGCCCGGCCCGCTGGTCGAGCAGGTCAGCCGGGGCGCCGTACGGCTGCTGAACCTGGAGGCCGGGGACGACGCCCCGTCCGGGCCCGTGGAGTTCAGCCGGCCCGTCACCGTCGGCGAGTTCGGGCCGGCCCCGGTGATGCCCGCCTCCGTGCCCGCGCCCCGGGACGCGGTGCCCCCGCCCGGTGACTCAGCCGAGACGTCCCCGTCCGGCAGGCCGGGGGTGACCGTCGCCGCGCGCGGGCGCCGGGTGAGCTGCACGGTGACCCTTGCCGTCGCCGGCGCCCTCGCCGCCGTCACGCTCGGCGCCGTCGTCCTCCTCGACGGGATGCCGGGCCGGGGCACGGACGACCCGGACACGAGCGCGGGCTCCGACGCCGCCTCGTCCCCGGCGCCGGACAGGACGGAGGGCTCCGTCCCCGCCCGGTACCTCGGCACCTGGGAGGGGAAGGCGACGGCCGTGGGCGGCTCGCTGCCCGCCGGCACCTTCCGGCTCACCGTGCACAGGGCCGGGGTCGGCGAGGAGTTGGGCACACTGCGCCAGACCGACCTGCTCGGCGGGGTCTGCGACGACGTCCTCACCCTGAAGGAGGTGACGGCGAAGCAGCTCGTCGTCACGTCCGTGGGCGCGAAGGGCAACCACGCCGGCTGCAACCCCGAACCGCACACCGTACGCATCACCCCGGCCGGCGACGACCTCGTGTACCGCTCGGAGAGCTCGGCGGAGGGCGAGCCCGAGGCCCGCCTGTCGAAGACCGGGGAGGGGAGCGGCTGATGGAGGTGGGCACCCCGGTCGTCGTCGCCGTCGCCGCGCTGTGGGGAGCGCTCGCCGGGGCCCTGCTGCCCCGCGCCGCCTACCGCTTCTCCGCGCCCGACGAGGAGCCGTGGCGGGCGCACTGCCCGGACGGCCACCCGGTGCCGGGATGGCTCGGCCCGGCCGGCTGCCGGAGTTGCGGACCCCGCGCCCCGTACGGCCCCGGCGCCACCGTCCCCGTCCTCGTCACCGCCGCCGTCTGCGCCGCCCTCGCCGCCGCCACCGGCACCCGGCCCGAGCTGGGCGCCTGGCTGCTGCTGGCGCCCGCCGGCGTCCTGCTCACGCTCGTCGACCTGCGGGTGCGCCGCCTCCCCGACCCGCTCACCCTCCCCCTCGCGGGCGGCGCGCTCGCCCTCCTCGGCCTGGCCGCCGCCCTCCCCGAGCACGCCGGGCACTGGCCGACCGCCGTGGCCGCCTCCCTCGCGCTCGGCGCCTTCTACTACGGCCTGCATCTGCTCAACCCCGACGGCATGGGCTTCGGCGACGTGAAACTGGCGCTCGGCGCGGGCGCGGTCCTCGGCTGGTACGGCTGGCCGACCGTCATGCTCGGCACGTTCGCCGGGTTCCTGTCCGGAGCGCTGTACGGCTGGGGCCTGGTCGCCCTGCGCCGGGCCGGCCGCACCTCGGCGATCCCCTTCGGCCCGTTCCTGCTCGGCGGGGCGCTGGCGGGGGTGCTGATCGGGGCGTACGCGGCCTGACGTCGGCGCTGTCAGGGCCCTGGCGTACGCTGGATCAGTCCGCCCGACCTTGACGAAAGGGACGCCCCCGGTGACCGAGAAGGCCGACCTTCAGTCCGTCCTCGACCGTGCCGCAGCGGGCGGGCGGATCACCCCAGAGGAAGCGCTCGACCTCTACCGCGACGCCCCGCTGCACGCGCTCGGCTCCGCCGCCGACGCCGTGCGCCGCCGCCGCTACGCGGGTACCGAGCACATCGCGACGTACATCATCGAGCGGAACATCAACTACACGAACGTGTGCGTCACGGCGTGCAAGTTCTGCGCCTTCTACGCCCCGCCTAAGGACACCGCCAAGGGCTGGACCCGCGACCTCGACGACATCCTGCGCCGCTGCGCCGAGACCGTCGAACTCGGCGGCACCCAGATCATGTTCCAGGGCGGCCACCACCCGGACTACGGCGTCGAGTACTACGAGAAGCACTTCGCGGCCATCAAGAAGGAGTTCCCGCAGCTCGTCATCCACAGCCTGGGGGCGAGCGAGGTCGAGCACATGGCCCGGATCTCCAAGGTGAGCGTGGAGGAGGCCATCCAGCGCATCCACGCGGCCGGCCTCGACTCCTTCGCGGGCGCGGGCGCCGAGCTGCTCCCGGAGCGGCCCCGCAAGGCCATCGCGCCGCTGAAGGAGTCCGGCGAGCGCTGGCTGGAGATCATGGAGACCGCCCACAACCTGGGCGTGGAGTCCACCTCCACCATGCTGATGGGCACCGGCGAGACCAACGCCGAACGGATCGAGCACCTGCGCATGATCCGTGACGTGCAGGACCGCACGGGCGGCTTCCGGGCCTTCATCCCGTACCTGTACCAGCCCATGAACAACCACCTGAAGGGCCGCACGCAGGCCACGATCTTCGAGTACCTGCGGATGATCGCGATCTCCCGGCTGTTCATGGACAACATCGCCCACATCCAGGGCTCCTGGCTGACCACCGGCCAGGACGCGGGGCAGCTGACGCTGCACTACGGCGCCGACGACCTCGGCTCGGTCATGCTGGAGGAGAACGTCGTCTCGGCGGCCGGTGCGAAGCACCGCTCCAACCTCCAGGAGATGATCGACATGATCCGCTCCGCGGGACGGGTCCCGGCCCAGCGCGCGACGACGTACGAGCACCTCGTCGTGCACGACGACCCGGCGAACGACCCCGTCGACAGCCGCGTCATGTCCCACATCTCCTCGACGGCGATCGAGGGCGGCACGGCCCACCCCGAGCTGAAGATCCTCGCCTCCAACTGACCCGCCCGTGCTGACCCTTCACGTCGCCGACGCCTCGCCGGAGAACGCCGTCCTGGTCGACGGCGCGCACCTCGCCGCCGTCGGCCCGTACGAGGAACTGGCCGCCGCCCACCCGGACGCCCGGCTGCGGAGGTGGCCCGGCATCCTGACCCCCGGGCTGCTCAACCCGTACGGCCCGGAACTGCTGGAGCAGGCCTACCACCCCGACCCGCGCGAGGCGGACCGGCTCGGCACCGAGC encodes:
- a CDS encoding sugar ABC transporter substrate-binding protein, encoding MNARTPHHHPALRRARTAAAAAAAALSLAACGVVDGIAGADGSEEPSKGDDVTVGLLLPDRATARFERFDHPLIKKEVASLTHGKGKVVYANAASSTEKQSRQFRKLIEDRVDVILVDAVDAKAIGPDVRRAKEAGIPVIAYDRLAEGPVDAYVSHDNELVGEVQARALVQRLGSKALTSKVVMMHGDPADPNTARFKRGAVTELKGDVNIVKEYDTRKWSPEVAKANMRKAIAAVGVNGIAAVYSANDGMAGAAIDALKEAGVGQVPPVTGQDANLDAIQRIVAGEQYMTVYKPFELEATTAARMAVYKVQGRGVAFDALAQDVVDSPTREDIPAALLTVVAVTRKNIEATVVRDGVYTVDQICTPEYAADCAAIGLG
- a CDS encoding class I SAM-dependent methyltransferase codes for the protein MTDADLLTATRAFYDAIAEDYAELFEDEMAQRPLERAVLRVFADLVDGGGPVADLGCGPGRTTARLAALGLDVFGVDLSESMLAIARRENPGLRFERGSMLELDLPDGALSGAVSFYSSIHLPEDRLPALFAEFHRVLAPGAPLLVAFQAGDEHRHHDRPFGHPVALTFLRRRPDDMAALLTRAGFAPHSRTVREPDPALGETVPQAFLLARKHTA
- a CDS encoding AzlD domain-containing protein, producing the protein MTSTTATVAVISVLAVGTYAFRLVGPALHGRVTLPARMRELLAAGAVVLLVALLATGALTEGGGFAGWARPAGVLVGGVLAWRGAPFPVVVLAAAGAAALLRAAGLA
- a CDS encoding AzlC family ABC transporter permease; this translates as MRSLLRTPMMAPLVRDSALVWLASGVVGVSFGAIAVAGGLPLWVPVAMSLVVYAGSAQFSAVGLLLAGGGPLAAVATGLILNTRTAAFSLAVADVLGPGRFARLAGAHLVTDETVAFTLAQPDPARRRAAFWVNGLGLFAAWNTGVLAGALAGTAVGDTATYGLDAAFPAVLVALVLPALRTDRSVRRAALLGAALALAVTPAVPAGVPVLLALAGLVVHGRKGSAA
- a CDS encoding helix-turn-helix domain-containing protein; protein product: MGEPLTWIAASLRRERARAGLSLSELAKRAGIAKSTLSQLESGGGNPSVETLWALGVALGVPFSSLVEPPAPAVQVIRAGEGPAVASERADYVATLLSASPPGARRDIYHLRAEPGAARESEPHIPGTVEHLIVGAGRVKAGPRGEEAELGPGDYMTYRGDVPHAYEALEPGTFFVLVMQHV
- a CDS encoding cold-shock protein, producing MATGTVKWFNAEKGFGFIAQEGGGPDVFVHYSAINASGFRSLEENQQVSFDVTQGPKGPQAENVTPV
- a CDS encoding menaquinone biosynthetic enzyme MqnA/MqnD family protein, encoding MDNSRTRPRVGHIQFLNCLPLYWGLARTGTLLDFELTKDTPEKLSEQLVRGDLDIGPITLVEFLRNADDLVAFPDIAVGCDGPVMSCVIVSQVPLDQLDGARVALGSTSRTSVRLAQLLLAERYGVRPAYYTCPPDLSVMMQEAEAAVLIGDAALRANLLDGPRYGLQVHDLGALWKEWTGLPFVFAVWAARRDYLEREPDITRKVHEAFLASRNLSLEEVGKVAEQAARWEAFDEKVLERYFTTLDFRFGGPQLEAVAEFARRVGPTTGFPADVKVDLLHP
- a CDS encoding serine/threonine-protein kinase codes for the protein MQPLGMDEPTTVGPYRLLGRLGSGGMGRVYLGRSSGGRTVAVKIVHPHLALDEEFRTRFRREVEAARRVGGAWTAPVLDADPEAPVPWVATGYAAGPSLSGAVADAGALPAPSVRALGAGLAEALAAVHELGLVHRDVKPSNVLLTLDGPLLIDFGIARALDGTASLTSSGVSIGSPGYMAPEQILGKGVTGAADVFSLGAVLAYAAAGEPPFSGDTSAALLYKVVHEEPELDALDDPLRELVAQCLAKEPGARPTPGELAARLAPEGAARLVAGGWLPGPLVEQVSRGAVRLLNLEAGDDAPSGPVEFSRPVTVGEFGPAPVMPASVPAPRDAVPPPGDSAETSPSGRPGVTVAARGRRVSCTVTLAVAGALAAVTLGAVVLLDGMPGRGTDDPDTSAGSDAASSPAPDRTEGSVPARYLGTWEGKATAVGGSLPAGTFRLTVHRAGVGEELGTLRQTDLLGGVCDDVLTLKEVTAKQLVVTSVGAKGNHAGCNPEPHTVRITPAGDDLVYRSESSAEGEPEARLSKTGEGSG
- a CDS encoding prepilin peptidase encodes the protein MEVGTPVVVAVAALWGALAGALLPRAAYRFSAPDEEPWRAHCPDGHPVPGWLGPAGCRSCGPRAPYGPGATVPVLVTAAVCAALAAATGTRPELGAWLLLAPAGVLLTLVDLRVRRLPDPLTLPLAGGALALLGLAAALPEHAGHWPTAVAASLALGAFYYGLHLLNPDGMGFGDVKLALGAGAVLGWYGWPTVMLGTFAGFLSGALYGWGLVALRRAGRTSAIPFGPFLLGGALAGVLIGAYAA
- the mqnC gene encoding cyclic dehypoxanthinyl futalosine synthase, translated to MTEKADLQSVLDRAAAGGRITPEEALDLYRDAPLHALGSAADAVRRRRYAGTEHIATYIIERNINYTNVCVTACKFCAFYAPPKDTAKGWTRDLDDILRRCAETVELGGTQIMFQGGHHPDYGVEYYEKHFAAIKKEFPQLVIHSLGASEVEHMARISKVSVEEAIQRIHAAGLDSFAGAGAELLPERPRKAIAPLKESGERWLEIMETAHNLGVESTSTMLMGTGETNAERIEHLRMIRDVQDRTGGFRAFIPYLYQPMNNHLKGRTQATIFEYLRMIAISRLFMDNIAHIQGSWLTTGQDAGQLTLHYGADDLGSVMLEENVVSAAGAKHRSNLQEMIDMIRSAGRVPAQRATTYEHLVVHDDPANDPVDSRVMSHISSTAIEGGTAHPELKILASN